One genomic segment of Ignavibacteria bacterium includes these proteins:
- a CDS encoding flagellar biosynthetic protein FliQ, with protein MTEELIVEILTDVFYTTFIILLPILGISLLVGIFISIFQAATSIQEATLTFVPKILVTAVAIILLLPWMMDKMIAITLRLVNMFSTVVK; from the coding sequence ATGACAGAAGAACTGATAGTAGAAATACTGACAGACGTATTTTATACAACATTTATAATTTTACTGCCGATTCTGGGCATTTCGCTCCTGGTCGGTATCTTTATTTCTATCTTCCAGGCTGCAACCTCAATCCAGGAGGCAACGCTGACTTTTGTTCCCAAAATACTCGTCACCGCGGTCGCAATTATACTGCTTCTGCCCTGGATGATGGATAAAATGATAGCTATTACGCTCAGGCTCGTCAACATGTTCAGTACTGTGGTAAAATGA
- the flhA gene encoding flagellar biosynthesis protein FlhA encodes MNRFGKNSDIILAFGLILILGLMIIPLPAFLLDFLLAVSITFSVLILIVSLYIQSPTDISVFPGLLLVLTLFRLSLNMGSTRLILLEGYAGKVIESFGTFVVGGNYVVGFIVFIILVIIQFVVIVKGSGRISEVAARFTLDAMPGKQMAIDADLNTGLITEAEARARREGISREAEFYGAMDGASKFVKGDAVAGLIINGINIIGGFIIGVAQRGLSLTDALQSYTILTIGDGLVSQIPALLVSTAAGLVVTKSAAGTSLDTQMKTQLFSNPRVLGTVSGAVFMFALVPGMPTIPFVLIGSGLAAASYFTKKSNAAKAALPAETPEEIISEPTAEDKVEQYLQVDPIEVEIGYGLISLVDENQGGNLFQKISSTRKYIALEYGVLIPPVRVRDNLQLNPNEYIIKIKGNVVSAYEIYTDHFLAMNPGNVTEGLSGIPTQDPAFNLEGFWISKQEKDKAELLGYTVVDSISVLSTHLQETLKKNFDKILSRQAVKTLLENLKKDYPAVIEDINPDLLPMGTIQKVLQNLLKELIPIKDLVQILESLIDYCKVTKNIDVLTEYVRHSLGYTISNMFKDANGIIHALALGNKVENYITRALQNQKEAVQTLGLSSKMLNDINDSLKEHIQNFRMLGYAPVLITSATIRPYFYRLINSSFPDIAVLSYTELPSDTEVEFIGKLEVEYAN; translated from the coding sequence ATGAACCGGTTTGGTAAAAATAGCGACATTATACTGGCATTCGGCCTGATACTCATACTGGGCCTTATGATCATCCCCCTGCCGGCATTCCTGCTGGATTTCCTGCTTGCTGTCAGCATAACCTTTTCCGTGCTCATTCTTATCGTTTCGCTTTATATACAGTCGCCGACGGACATTTCGGTCTTCCCGGGACTATTGCTTGTTCTTACGCTTTTCCGCCTTTCACTTAATATGGGCTCAACACGCCTTATTCTCCTTGAAGGCTACGCCGGAAAGGTAATCGAATCTTTCGGCACCTTCGTCGTAGGCGGAAACTACGTCGTGGGTTTTATCGTATTCATTATACTCGTCATCATCCAGTTTGTTGTTATCGTAAAAGGTTCCGGCAGAATCTCCGAAGTTGCCGCCCGCTTTACTTTGGACGCCATGCCGGGTAAACAGATGGCAATTGACGCCGATTTGAACACCGGCCTTATTACAGAGGCCGAGGCAAGGGCAAGACGCGAAGGCATTTCAAGGGAAGCAGAGTTTTACGGAGCCATGGACGGTGCCAGCAAGTTCGTTAAAGGAGATGCCGTTGCAGGACTTATTATTAACGGAATTAACATTATAGGCGGGTTTATAATAGGCGTTGCCCAAAGAGGGCTCTCGCTTACAGACGCACTGCAGTCCTACACAATTCTAACCATCGGCGACGGCCTGGTCTCCCAGATCCCGGCTCTCCTGGTTTCGACGGCCGCAGGCCTTGTTGTTACAAAAAGTGCTGCCGGAACCTCACTCGACACGCAGATGAAAACGCAGCTTTTTTCAAACCCCAGGGTTCTGGGAACGGTTTCAGGAGCCGTTTTCATGTTCGCTCTCGTGCCTGGCATGCCTACAATCCCATTCGTTTTAATCGGCTCGGGACTTGCAGCTGCCTCATACTTCACCAAAAAGTCTAATGCCGCAAAGGCTGCCCTTCCGGCTGAGACTCCCGAGGAGATCATCTCAGAGCCTACGGCAGAGGATAAGGTTGAACAGTACCTGCAGGTCGATCCTATTGAAGTTGAAATCGGCTACGGGCTCATTTCACTCGTTGATGAAAACCAGGGCGGTAACCTGTTCCAGAAGATCTCTTCAACAAGAAAATATATCGCGCTCGAGTACGGCGTACTAATTCCGCCGGTAAGGGTAAGAGACAACCTGCAGCTTAACCCAAACGAGTACATAATTAAAATTAAGGGCAACGTTGTCTCGGCATACGAAATTTATACCGACCACTTCCTGGCCATGAATCCGGGCAACGTAACTGAAGGCTTAAGCGGCATACCTACTCAGGATCCGGCTTTTAACCTCGAAGGCTTCTGGATCTCTAAACAGGAAAAAGATAAGGCCGAGCTCTTAGGCTATACTGTTGTCGACAGCATCTCTGTCCTGTCGACACACCTGCAGGAAACCCTGAAGAAGAACTTCGATAAGATCCTCTCACGCCAGGCTGTTAAAACCCTGCTTGAAAACCTGAAGAAAGACTACCCGGCGGTAATTGAGGATATTAACCCCGACCTTCTGCCAATGGGCACAATACAGAAAGTCCTGCAGAACCTCCTTAAAGAACTTATCCCGATCAAGGACCTGGTGCAGATTCTTGAGTCGCTTATAGACTACTGCAAGGTAACAAAAAATATTGACGTGCTTACTGAATACGTAAGGCATTCTCTGGGCTACACAATTTCTAACATGTTCAAAGACGCCAACGGCATCATTCACGCCCTTGCTCTCGGCAATAAGGTTGAAAATTATATTACGCGCGCACTTCAGAACCAGAAGGAAGCCGTCCAGACGCTCGGGCTTTCTTCTAAAATGCTGAACGACATAAATGATTCTCTCAAAGAACATATACAGAACTTCAGGATGCTTGGCTACGCTCCTGTTCTTATTACATCGGCTACAATCAGGCCTTATTTCTACAGATTAATTAATTCAAGTTTCCCTGATATAGCAGTTCTTTCCTATACGGAGCTCCCTTCGGATACGGAAGTTGAATTTATAGGGAAATTAGAGGTTGAATATGCAAATTAA
- the fliR gene encoding flagellar biosynthetic protein FliR, with amino-acid sequence MTDILVNDFVITFLIFLRIIAVFGTAPIFGNQAFPAIAKVFLAGIIAYITFLTLNTAKIQIEPDLFNLAFYGLKEVVTGLIIGFSLNLVFYGFSFAGMLIGNDMGLNMASALNPLQETESNVIGEVLNVFAILIFFLINGHHYIIRAVVSSFRIIPLGKYTLTQPAFDIFIRYTASVFVIAVKIASPVMVSFFLVHLAEGILARIIPQMQIYFVTQPLKIGIGLLLLIFVLPIYMYFFKGIMESYENSLYDLIKAMGS; translated from the coding sequence ATGACCGACATACTGGTAAATGACTTTGTAATTACTTTCCTGATATTCTTAAGGATTATTGCGGTCTTTGGAACGGCTCCCATTTTCGGCAACCAGGCTTTCCCCGCAATTGCAAAGGTATTCCTGGCCGGAATCATAGCTTATATTACGTTCCTGACGCTGAACACGGCAAAAATACAGATTGAACCGGACCTCTTTAACCTGGCCTTCTACGGCCTTAAGGAAGTGGTAACAGGACTCATAATAGGCTTCAGCCTGAACCTGGTCTTCTACGGCTTCTCTTTTGCTGGTATGCTCATCGGAAACGACATGGGTCTTAATATGGCCAGCGCTCTTAACCCTCTTCAGGAAACCGAGAGCAACGTTATCGGCGAAGTGTTAAACGTATTTGCAATACTGATTTTCTTTTTAATAAACGGGCACCATTACATAATTAGGGCAGTTGTATCTTCCTTCAGGATAATTCCCCTCGGGAAGTACACACTTACTCAGCCGGCATTTGACATTTTTATCAGGTATACGGCATCCGTCTTTGTTATTGCGGTTAAAATTGCCTCTCCCGTAATGGTATCCTTTTTTCTTGTCCATCTGGCAGAAGGCATTTTAGCCAGGATTATACCCCAGATGCAGATTTACTTTGTTACGCAGCCGTTGAAGATAGGTATAGGCCTCCTTCTTTTAATTTTCGTTCTGCCCATTTATATGTATTTTTTCAAAGGCATAATGGAAAGCTATGAAAACAGTCTCTACGACCTGATAAAAGCAATGGGAAGTTAG
- the flhB gene encoding flagellar biosynthesis protein FlhB, which translates to MAEADGQEKTEQASSKKLGDSRQKGQVAKSIEINSFAVFSAGLLLVFMMHRHLGENISTMAISIFGGLDKLTLEKDQISEYAYKGISFFIATLGPIFGGLVAVAVIASYGQIGFRFSPQALAPKFSKFNPVTNLKSLFFSSRSIVEVGKSLLKLIVVGLFTYWVLKDFILSAIGLVNYQIDDLVNFMIEAAYTLLWKVSLCYALIAAADFAFQKYKFRQDMMMTKQEVKEEMRESDGNPEIKGKIRSIQMKQARARMMKELPKADVVITNPTHFAVALKYDLGKDSAPKVIAKGMDELAQKIKKVATENGVPLHEDIQLARALYKNCEIGDEIPAELFKAVAQILAYIFKVKNEKKKKSIV; encoded by the coding sequence ATGGCTGAAGCGGACGGACAGGAAAAAACCGAACAAGCCTCGAGTAAAAAGCTCGGCGACTCGAGGCAAAAAGGGCAGGTAGCAAAAAGCATCGAGATCAACTCCTTTGCGGTGTTTTCTGCGGGGCTTCTCCTGGTTTTTATGATGCACAGGCATCTTGGTGAAAATATAAGCACCATGGCAATCAGCATTTTCGGCGGCCTGGATAAACTGACGCTCGAGAAGGACCAGATTTCCGAATATGCCTATAAAGGAATTAGTTTTTTTATCGCAACGCTCGGCCCCATATTCGGAGGGCTCGTTGCAGTTGCTGTTATAGCCAGCTACGGGCAGATCGGCTTCCGCTTCAGCCCTCAGGCACTGGCACCCAAGTTTTCAAAGTTTAACCCTGTAACAAACCTTAAGAGCCTGTTCTTCTCCTCAAGGTCGATCGTTGAAGTGGGGAAGTCGCTTCTTAAGCTTATTGTTGTGGGTCTTTTTACATACTGGGTTCTTAAGGATTTTATACTCTCTGCCATCGGGCTGGTCAACTACCAGATCGACGACCTGGTAAACTTTATGATTGAGGCGGCCTATACGCTCCTGTGGAAGGTTTCCTTGTGCTACGCGCTTATTGCAGCCGCGGATTTTGCTTTTCAGAAGTACAAATTCAGGCAGGATATGATGATGACCAAACAGGAAGTTAAAGAGGAAATGCGTGAAAGCGACGGCAACCCGGAGATAAAAGGCAAGATCAGGTCTATACAGATGAAGCAGGCAAGGGCAAGAATGATGAAAGAGCTGCCGAAGGCAGACGTGGTCATTACTAACCCTACTCACTTTGCAGTTGCACTTAAATATGACCTGGGCAAGGATTCAGCTCCCAAGGTTATTGCAAAAGGTATGGATGAGCTTGCACAGAAAATAAAGAAAGTCGCCACGGAAAACGGCGTTCCTTTGCACGAAGACATTCAGCTCGCACGAGCCCTTTATAAGAACTGTGAAATCGGCGACGAGATTCCGGCTGAACTCTTTAAGGCCGTGGCTCAGATACTGGCATACATTTTTAAGGTCAAAAACGAAAAGAAAAAGAAGAGCATTGTTTAA